Proteins encoded in a region of the Eschrichtius robustus isolate mEscRob2 chromosome 16, mEscRob2.pri, whole genome shotgun sequence genome:
- the GPRC5B gene encoding G-protein coupled receptor family C group 5 member B: MRTHQVLAFLLLFVIASGASENTSTSRGCGLDLLPQYVSLCDLDTIWGIVVEAVAGAGALITLLLTLVLLVRLPFIKDKEKKDPVGLHFLFLLGTLGLFGLTFAFIIREDETICSVRRFLWGVLFALCFSCLLSQAWRVRRLVRHGKSPSGWQLVGVALCLMLVQVIIAIEWLVLTVLRDEKPACAYEPMDFAMALIYDMVLLVATLGLALFTLCGKFKKWKQNGVCILVTAFLSVLIWVAWMTMYLFGNAELRQGDAWGDPTLAITLVASGWVFVIFHAIPEIHCTILPAPQENTPNYFDTSQPRMRETAFEEDVQLPRTYMENKAFSMDEHNAALRTGFRNGSLGNRPSAPFRSNVYQPTEMAVVLNGGTIPTAPPSYTGRHLW, encoded by the exons ATGAGAACCCACCAGGTGCTGGCTTTCCTCCTGCTCTTCGTGATTGCCTCCGGGGCCTCTGAGAACACCAGCACGTCCCGGGGCTGTGGGCTGGACCTTCTCCCTCAGTACGTGTCCCTGTGCGACCTGGACACCATCTGGGGCATCGTGGTGGAGGCGGTGGCGGGGGCGGGCGCCCTGATCACACTGCTCCTGACGCTCGTCCTCCTGGTGCGCCTGCCGTTCATCAAGGACAAGGAGAAGAAGGACCCCGTGGGCCtccacttcctcttcctcctgggcACCCTGGGCCTCTTTGGCCTGACGTTCGCCTTCATCATCCGGGAGGATGAGACCATCTGCTCCGTCCGCCGGTTCCTCTGGGGCGTCCTCTTCGCGCTCTGCTTCTCCTGCCTGCTGAGCCAGGCGTGGCGCGTGCGGAGGCTGGTGCGCCACGGCAAGAGCCCGTCGGGCTGGCAGCTGGTGGGCGTGGCCCTGTGCCTGATGCTCGTGCAGGTCATCATCGCCATCGAGTGGCTGGTGCTGACCGTGCTGCGCGACGAGAAGCCGGCCTGTGCCTACGAGCCGATGGACTTCGCGATGGCCCTCATCTACGACATGGTACTGCTCGTGGCCACCCTGGGGCTGGCCCTCTTCACGCTGTGCGGCAAGTTCAAGAAGTGGAAGCAGAACGGGGTCTGCATCCTGGTCACGGCCTTCCTCTCCGTGCTCATCTGGGTGGCCTGGATGACCATGTACCTCTTCGGCAATGCGGAGCTGCGGCAGGGAGACGCCTGGGGAGACCCCACCTTGGCCATCACGCTGGTGGCCAGTGGCTGGGTCTTCGTCATCTTCCACGCCATCCCAGAGATCCACTGCACCATCCTGCCCGCCCCGCAGGAGAACACACCCAACTACTTCGACACGTCGCAGCCGAGGATGCGGGAGACGGCGTTTGAGGAGGACGTGCAGCTGCCGCGGACCTACATGGAGAACAAGGCCTTCTCGATGGATGAGCACAATGCAG ctcTCCGAACAGGATTTCGCAATGGCAGCTTGGGAAACAGACCCAGCGCTCCGTTCAGAAGTAATGTGTATCAGCCAACGGAGATGGCGGTTGTGCTCAACGGGGGGACT ATCCCAACTGCTCCGCCAAGTTACACTGGAAGACACCTCTGGTGA